In one window of SAR116 cluster alpha proteobacterium HIMB100 DNA:
- a CDS encoding cupin domain-containing protein (PFAM: Cupin domain): MSGPAPLSDKDIDAICEALLAFYASPIACWQLSGERFIAHKSHILSALSHIQTTARRLNPAYQKQNKPAARYVDQALADALTCPSDLRGLLSRFAAQAKWQITETYRGHFEDHFFEQEAWSELIGPSGLIVSEEIRIGLLIMGPNLVYPAHHHPATEWYHVLSGTGQWAQGNQPALPRTPPATLFHQPNKPHAMTTHHEAVLALWNWVGDLSTSPQPS, translated from the coding sequence ATGTCTGGCCCTGCCCCGCTGAGTGATAAAGACATTGATGCCATATGTGAGGCCTTGTTGGCCTTTTATGCTAGCCCAATAGCCTGTTGGCAGCTGTCGGGGGAGCGTTTTATTGCCCATAAATCCCATATATTGAGTGCGTTAAGCCACATCCAGACAACGGCCAGACGGCTGAACCCCGCCTATCAGAAACAAAATAAGCCAGCCGCACGTTATGTTGACCAAGCGCTGGCAGATGCGCTGACCTGTCCGAGCGATCTGCGCGGCCTGTTATCGCGCTTTGCTGCTCAGGCCAAATGGCAGATCACAGAAACTTACCGGGGCCATTTTGAAGACCATTTTTTTGAGCAGGAGGCCTGGTCCGAGCTGATCGGCCCGTCTGGCCTGATTGTCAGTGAGGAGATCAGAATTGGCCTGTTGATAATGGGGCCGAACCTGGTTTATCCCGCCCATCATCACCCGGCAACAGAATGGTATCATGTCTTAAGCGGAACCGGTCAATGGGCCCAGGGCAATCAGCCCGCCTTGCCGCGAACCCCGCCAGCCACCCTGTTTCACCAGCCAAATAAGCCGCATGCCATGACCACCCATCATGAAGCTGTACTCGCCTTGTGGAACTGGGTTGGTGACCTCAGCACCAGCCCACAGCCTAGTTAA